A region from the Medicago truncatula cultivar Jemalong A17 chromosome 6, MtrunA17r5.0-ANR, whole genome shotgun sequence genome encodes:
- the LOC11408979 gene encoding disease resistance protein RUN1 isoform X1, producing the protein MATQSPSSFTYQVFLSFRGADTRHGFTGNLYKALTDKGIYTFIDDNDLQRGDEITPSLKNAIEKSRIFIPVFSENYASSSFCLDELVHITHCYDTKGCLVLPVFIGVDPTDVRHHTGRYGEALAVHKKKFQNDKDNTERLQQWKEALSQAANLSGQHYKHGYEYEFIGKIVEDISNRISREPLDVAKYPVGLQSRVQHVKGHLDEKSDDEVHMVGLYGTGGIGKSTLAKAIYNFIADQFEVLCFLENVRVNSTSDNLKHLQEKLLLKTVRLDIKLGGVSQGIPIIKQRLCRKKILLILDDVDKLDQLEALAGGLDWFGPGSRVIITTRNKHLLKIHGIESTHAVEGLNATEALELLRWMAFKENVPSSHEDILNRALTYASGLPLAIVIIGSNLVGRSVQDSMSTLDGYEEIPNKEIQRILKVSYDSLEKEEQSVFLDIACCFKGCKWPEVKEILHAHYGHCIVHHVAVLAEKSLMDHLKYDSYVTLHDLIEDMGKEVVRQESPDEPGERSRLWFERDIVHVLKKNTGTRKIKMINMKFPSMESDIDWNGNAFEKMTNLKTFITENGHHSKSLEYLPSSLRVMKGCIPKSPSSSSSNKKFEDMKVLILNNCEYLTHIPDVSGLPNLEKFSFVRCHNLVTIHNSLRYLNRLEILNAEGCEKLESFPPLQSPSLQNLELSNCKSLKSFPELLCKMTNIKSILLKETSIEKFQSSFQNLSELSHLTISSANLKINLLKILRLDECKCFEENRAITLNPEKLSGFQCKLGHKSKGHTISFWFRKKIPSRAIILLLCLSMGINILFLTKHFAVWETRA; encoded by the exons ATGGCTACGCAATCACCTTCCTCATTCACTTACCAAGTGTTCCTCAGTTTTAGGGGCGCGGACACTCGCCACGGTTTTACCGGAAATCTCTACAAGGCTCTTACTGACAAGGGAATCTATACCTTCATTGATGACAATGATCTTCAAAGAGGAGATGAAATCACACCATCACTAAAAAATGCCATTGAAAAATCTAGGATTTTTATTCCCGTATTTTCTGAAAACTATGcatcttcttcattttgtttggaCGAACTTGTTCACATCACTCATTGCTACGATACAAAGGGTTGTCTTGTTTTGCCTGTTTTTATTGGTGTGGATCCTACTGATGTGCGACATCACACAGGTAGATATGGTGAAGCATTAGCtgtgcataaaaaaaagtttcaaaatgaTAAGGATAACACTGAGAGGTTGCAGCAATGGAAAGAAGCTCTGAGCCAAGCGGCTAACTTGTCTGGCCAGCATTATAAACATGG ATATGAATACGAGTTTATTGGAAAGATAGTCGAAGACATTTCCAACAGGATTAGTCGTGAGCCCTTAGATGTTGCCAAATATCCTGTTGGATTACAGTCCCGAGTACAACATGTGAAAGGGCATCTTGATGAAAAATCTGATGATGAGGTCCACATGGTAGGACTTTATGGTACTGGAGGCATAGGTAAATCAACACTTGCAAAAGCAATTTATAATTTCATTGCTGATCAATTTGAAGTTTTATGTTTTCTAGAAAATGTGAGAGTGAATTCGACTTCAGATAACTTGAAACATCTCCAAGAGAAACTCCTTTTAAAAACAGTTAGATTGGACATTAAGTTAGGAGGTGTTAGTCAGGGAATTCCAATCATTAAGCAAAGGCTATGTAGAAAGAAGATTCTTTTGATTCTTGATGATGTTGACAAACTGGATCAGCTAGAGGCCTTGGCTGGAGGACTTGATTGGTTCGGTCCTGGGAGTAGAGTCATCATTACTACTCGAAACAAACACTTACTAAAGATTCATGGGATAGAAAGTACACATGCAGTAGAAGGGTTGAATGCGACAGAAGCTCTCGAATTGTTGAGGTGGATGGCTTTCAAAGAAAATGTTCCTTCAAGTCATGAAGACATTTTAAACCGTGCACTTACTTATGCTTCTGGCCTTCCATTAGCTATTGTAATAATAGGGTCCAATTTGGTTGGAAGGAGCGTACAAGATTCAATGAGTACATTAGATGGGTATGAAGAAATTCCCAATAAAGAGATCCAAAGAATACTTAAAGTGAGCTATGATTCTTTGGAGAAAGAAGAGCAAAGTGTCTTTCTAGACATTGCTTGTTGCTTCAAAGGGTGTAAATGGCCAGAGGTCAAAGAAATACTTCATGCTCATTATGGTCATTGCATAGTACATCATGTTGCAGTTTTGGCTGAAAAATCTCTCATGGACCATTTGAAATATGATAGTTATGTGACATTACATGACTTGATAGAGGACATGGGTAAAGAAGTCGTCCGACAAGAATCACCCGATGAGCCTGGAGAACGCAGTAGGTTGTGGTTTGAGCGTGATATAGttcatgttttaaaaaaaaacact gGAACAaggaaaatcaaaatgataaatatgaaattccCCTCCATGGAATCTGATATTGATTGGAATGGAAATGCCTTCGAGAAGATGACAAACCTCAAAACATTTATTACTGAAAATGGCCATCATTCTAAAAGTCTCGAGTATCTTCCAAGTAGTTTGAGGGTAATGAAAGGATGTATTCCGAAGTCTCCATCATCTAGTAGTTCGAACAAG AAGTTTGAAGATATGAAAGTCTTGATATTGAACAATTGTGAATATTTAACCCATATACCGGATGTCTCAGGGCTTCCAAATTTAGAAAAGTTCTCGTTTGTAAGATGTCATAATTTAGTTACAATTCACAATTCACTTAGATACCTAAATAGATTAGAAATCTTAAATGCAGAGGGTTGCGAGAAGCTCGAGAGTTTTCCACCCTTACAGTCTCCCTCTCTTCAGAATCTGGAACTCTCTAATTGTAAGAGTCTCAAGAGTTTTCCAGAATTATTATGCAAGATgacaaatataaaatctatcTTGTTGAAGGAAACTTCCATAGAAAAATTTCAATCTTCCTTTCAAAATCTTAGTGAACTTAGTCATTTAACAATATCAAGTGccaatttaaaaattaacctCCTTAAGATCCTTAGATTGGATGAATGCAAGTGTTTTGAGGAAAATCGAGCTATTACACTGAATCCAGAAAAGCTTTCTGGATTTCAATGCAAACTAGGGCACAAAAGCAAGGGACACACAATTTCTTTCTGGTTTCGTAAAAAGATCCCTTCTAGAGCaattattcttcttctttgtttgtCAATGGGTATAAATATACTCTTTTTGACAAAGCACTTTGCAGTGTGGGAAACTCGTGCCTAA
- the LOC11408979 gene encoding disease resistance protein RUN1 isoform X2 produces MATQSPSSFTYQVFLSFRGADTRHGFTGNLYKALTDKGIYTFIDDNDLQRGDEITPSLKNAIEKSRIFIPVFSENYASSSFCLDELVHITHCYDTKGCLVLPVFIGVDPTDVRHHTGRYGEALAVHKKKFQNDKDNTERLQQWKEALSQAANLSGQHYKHGYEYEFIGKIVEDISNRISREPLDVAKYPVGLQSRVQHVKGHLDEKSDDEVHMVGLYGTGGIGKSTLAKAIYNFIADQFEVLCFLENVRVNSTSDNLKHLQEKLLLKTVRLDIKLGGVSQGIPIIKQRLCRKKILLILDDVDKLDQLEALAGGLDWFGPGSRVIITTRNKHLLKIHGIESTHAVEGLNATEALELLRWMAFKENVPSSHEDILNRALTYASGLPLAIVIIGSNLVGRSVQDSMSTLDGYEEIPNKEIQRILKVSYDSLEKEEQSVFLDIACCFKGCKWPEVKEILHAHYGHCIVHHVAVLAEKSLMDHLKYDSYVTLHDLIEDMGKEVVRQESPDEPGERSRLWFERDIVHVLKKNTGTRKIKMINMKFPSMESDIDWNGNAFEKMTNLKTFITENGHHSKSLEYLPSSLRVMKGCIPKSPSSSSSNKAEV; encoded by the exons ATGGCTACGCAATCACCTTCCTCATTCACTTACCAAGTGTTCCTCAGTTTTAGGGGCGCGGACACTCGCCACGGTTTTACCGGAAATCTCTACAAGGCTCTTACTGACAAGGGAATCTATACCTTCATTGATGACAATGATCTTCAAAGAGGAGATGAAATCACACCATCACTAAAAAATGCCATTGAAAAATCTAGGATTTTTATTCCCGTATTTTCTGAAAACTATGcatcttcttcattttgtttggaCGAACTTGTTCACATCACTCATTGCTACGATACAAAGGGTTGTCTTGTTTTGCCTGTTTTTATTGGTGTGGATCCTACTGATGTGCGACATCACACAGGTAGATATGGTGAAGCATTAGCtgtgcataaaaaaaagtttcaaaatgaTAAGGATAACACTGAGAGGTTGCAGCAATGGAAAGAAGCTCTGAGCCAAGCGGCTAACTTGTCTGGCCAGCATTATAAACATGG ATATGAATACGAGTTTATTGGAAAGATAGTCGAAGACATTTCCAACAGGATTAGTCGTGAGCCCTTAGATGTTGCCAAATATCCTGTTGGATTACAGTCCCGAGTACAACATGTGAAAGGGCATCTTGATGAAAAATCTGATGATGAGGTCCACATGGTAGGACTTTATGGTACTGGAGGCATAGGTAAATCAACACTTGCAAAAGCAATTTATAATTTCATTGCTGATCAATTTGAAGTTTTATGTTTTCTAGAAAATGTGAGAGTGAATTCGACTTCAGATAACTTGAAACATCTCCAAGAGAAACTCCTTTTAAAAACAGTTAGATTGGACATTAAGTTAGGAGGTGTTAGTCAGGGAATTCCAATCATTAAGCAAAGGCTATGTAGAAAGAAGATTCTTTTGATTCTTGATGATGTTGACAAACTGGATCAGCTAGAGGCCTTGGCTGGAGGACTTGATTGGTTCGGTCCTGGGAGTAGAGTCATCATTACTACTCGAAACAAACACTTACTAAAGATTCATGGGATAGAAAGTACACATGCAGTAGAAGGGTTGAATGCGACAGAAGCTCTCGAATTGTTGAGGTGGATGGCTTTCAAAGAAAATGTTCCTTCAAGTCATGAAGACATTTTAAACCGTGCACTTACTTATGCTTCTGGCCTTCCATTAGCTATTGTAATAATAGGGTCCAATTTGGTTGGAAGGAGCGTACAAGATTCAATGAGTACATTAGATGGGTATGAAGAAATTCCCAATAAAGAGATCCAAAGAATACTTAAAGTGAGCTATGATTCTTTGGAGAAAGAAGAGCAAAGTGTCTTTCTAGACATTGCTTGTTGCTTCAAAGGGTGTAAATGGCCAGAGGTCAAAGAAATACTTCATGCTCATTATGGTCATTGCATAGTACATCATGTTGCAGTTTTGGCTGAAAAATCTCTCATGGACCATTTGAAATATGATAGTTATGTGACATTACATGACTTGATAGAGGACATGGGTAAAGAAGTCGTCCGACAAGAATCACCCGATGAGCCTGGAGAACGCAGTAGGTTGTGGTTTGAGCGTGATATAGttcatgttttaaaaaaaaacact gGAACAaggaaaatcaaaatgataaatatgaaattccCCTCCATGGAATCTGATATTGATTGGAATGGAAATGCCTTCGAGAAGATGACAAACCTCAAAACATTTATTACTGAAAATGGCCATCATTCTAAAAGTCTCGAGTATCTTCCAAGTAGTTTGAGGGTAATGAAAGGATGTATTCCGAAGTCTCCATCATCTAGTAGTTCGAACAAGGCAG AAGTTTGA
- the LOC120580932 gene encoding uncharacterized protein, with amino-acid sequence MDSKTRSIKKYTFKKPDLTRLRELASHVTNPRDFRERHGRLLDLLKVKVEDGILETLVQFYDPICHCFTFPDYQLVPTLEEYSFWVGLPVSEGEPFNGLEPSPKNATIAEALHLKPSDLVHPHFTIKNNLQGLTAKFLYQKASDFVKAKKTNAFESIFTLLIYGLFLFPNMDNFVDLNAIKIFLAKNPVPTLLANTYHSIHHRNIREGGLIVCCAPLLYRWYASHLTKSVFSKENSGKASWSERIMPLTPADIVWVHAGTNTAGIIGSCGEFENVPLIGTCGGITYNPTLAMRQYGYPMKGRPDSLSLSNEFYLNKNDHTNLRMRFVQAWHSIRKFDGIQLGRKQSFAHESYTQWVIDRATAFGMPYTLPRFLSSTVPEIPLPLLPQTKEEYQERLAEAEREIHMWKRECQKKDKDYETVMGLLEQEAYDSRQKDVIIAKLNERIKEKDAALDRIPGRKKKRMDLFDGPHSDFED; translated from the coding sequence ATGGATTCTAAGACGAGGAGTATTAAGAAGTACACTTTCAAGAAACCGGATTTGACAAGGCTAAGGGAGTTAGCATCTCATGTGACTAATCCAAGAGATTTTCGAGAACGTCATGGGAGATTACTTGACCTCCTCAAAGTGAAGGTCGAAGATGGAATTTTAGAGACTTTGGTGCAGTTTTACGACCCAATTTGTCACTGCTTCACGTTTCCCGACTACCAGTTGGTCCCCACTCTTGAAGAATATTCCTTTTGGGTTGGCTTACCAGTATCCGAGGGAGAACCTTTCAACGGCCTTGAACCCAGCCCCAAAAATGCAACTATTGCAGAAGCCCTTCATCTCAAACCTTCTGACTTGGTTCATCCTCACTTCACCATTAAAAACAACCTCCAAGGCTTAACCGCCAAGTTCCTCTACCAAAAAGCCTCCGACTTTGTGAAAGCCAAAAAGACCAATGCCTTTGAATCTATTTTCACCTTACTCATATACGGCCTTTTCTTGTTTCCCAACATGGACAACTTTGTCGACCTCAACGCAATTAAGATTTTTCTAGCCAAGAACCCAGTTCCCACTTTACTTGCAAACACTTACCATTCTATTCACCACAGAAATATCCGAGAGGGTGGACTGATTGTTTGTTGTGCACCCCTGCTATACAGATGGTATGCTTCACATTTAACTAAGTCTGTCTTCTCCAAAGAGAACTCCGGGAAAGCTTCTTGGTCTGAGAGGATCATGCCTCTCACTCCAGCTGACATTGTGTGGGTCCATGCGGGTACTAACACCGCAGGAATTATTGGCAGTTGTGGAGAGTTTGAAAATGTGCCCCTTATCGGTACGTGTGGAGGAATTACTTACAACCCTACTCTTGCTATGCGTCAGTACGGATACCCTATGAAGGGGAGACCTGACAGTCTTTCTCTGTCCAATGAGTTTTATCTTAACAAAAATGATCATACAAATTTGAGGATGCGGTTTGTGCAAGCTTGGCACTCTATTCGTAAGTTTGATGGAATCCAATTGGGAAGAAAACAGAGCTTTGCACATGAATCGTATACACAGTGGGTGATTGATAGAGCTACAGCTTTTGGTATGCCTTATACCTTGCCAAGATTCTTATCTTCGACCGTTCCAGaaatacctttacctctactcCCACAAACCAAGGAAGAGTACCAAGAGCGTTTAGCCGAAGCGGAACGTGAGATACATATGTGGAAAAGGGAGTGTCAGAAGAAGGATAAGGATTATGAGACTGTAATGGGCTTGCTGGAGCAAGAAGCCTATGATAGCCGACAGAAAGATGTGATAATCGCCAAGCTGAATGAAAGAATCAAGGAGAAGGATGCCGCCCTTGATCGAATTCCCGGGCGAAAGAAGAAGCGTATGGATCTCTTTGATGGTCCACATTCTGATTTTGAGGATTAG